The following proteins are co-located in the Castanea sativa cultivar Marrone di Chiusa Pesio chromosome 8, ASM4071231v1 genome:
- the LOC142607068 gene encoding pentatricopeptide repeat-containing protein At2g17525, mitochondrial-like isoform X2, with protein MTISNECLQLKCISSSSSPVPSQQHIAHLILDQKSVSQALQTFKWASKLPNFTHSQSTYRALIHKLCTFRRFDIVKELLQEMPNAIGSPPDEDIFITIVRGLGRARMVKRVIKVVDLVTQFGKKPSLRIFNSVLDVLVKEDIDLAREFYRKKMMGSGVEGDEYTFGILMKGLCLTNRIGDGFKLLQVMKSREFIPNTVIYNTLLHALCRNGKVGRARSLMNEMEELNDVTFNILISAYCKEENLVQALVLLEKCLNLGFVPDVVTGTKVLEVLCKVGRVTEAVDILNRLDSKGSVLDVVAYNTLIKGFCRLGKVKVGHRLLKEMERKGCLPNVDTYNILISGCCESEKLDLALDLFNEMKTDGINWNFVTYDTLIKGLCSGGRMEDGFKILEIMEESKEGSRGRLSPYDSVVYGLYKENQLDEALTFMTQMGKLFPRAVDRSLRILSLCEEGAIEDAKKVFGQILGEGGVPNVLVYDHLIHGFCEGGYMREAFELMNEMVGRGYYPLAPTFNALISGFCRQGMVSSAFKLIDDMVVRGCKLDIGSYNPLVDALCRKGDFQMAFGLFSQMLEKDIAPDFSSWNSLLLSWCQETSWLARQNMFQVNSLLQQIAEI; from the exons ATGACGATTTCGAATGAATG CCTGCAATTAAAATGCATTTCATCCTCATCATCTCCTGTTCCATCCCAACAGCACATTGCCCATTTAATTCTAGACCAAAAGTCAGTCTCCCAAGCCCTTCAAACCTTCAAATGGGCTTCCAAACTCCCCAATTTTACCCACTCTCAATCCACGTACCGTGCATTGATCCACAAGCTCTGTACTTTCCGCCGCTTCGATATTGTAAAGGAATTGCTTCAAGAAATGCCCAATGCAATTGGGTCACCTCCTGATGAAGACATTTTTATCACGATCGTCCGTGGTCTAGGGCGGGCACGTATGGTTAAGCGGGTGATCAAAGTGGTTGACTTGGTTACTCAGTTTGGAAAGAAACCTTCTTTGAGGATTTTCAATTCAGTACTTGATGTTCTTGTTAAGGAAGATATTGATTTGGCTCGAGAGTTTTATAGGAAGAAGATGATGGGGAGCGGTGTTGAAGGTGATGAATACACTTTCGGGATCTTAATGAAGGGGCTTTGCTTGACTAATAGGATTGGTGATGGTTTCAAACTGTTGCAAGTGATGAAGTCTAGGGAATTCATACCGAATACTGTGATTTATAACACTTTACTTCATGCACTTTGCAGGAATGGGAAAGTTGGGAGAGCAAGGAGCTTGATGAATGAGATGGAGGAGCTTAATGATGTGACTTTTAATATCTTAATATCTGCGTATTGTAAAGAAGAGAATTTAGTTCAAGCTCTTGTTCTCTTAGAGAAGTGCTTGAATCTGGGGTTTGTGCCTGATGTTGTAACAGGGACTAAGGTGCTGGAAGTTCTCTGCAAAGTTGGTCGTGTAACTGAGGCTGTTGACATTTTGAACAGATTGGATAGTAAGGGAAGTGTCTTGGATGTTGTGGCTTATAACACTTTGATAAAGGGGTTTTGTAGATTAGGGAAAGTGAAAGTTGGGCATCGTCTTTTGAAGGAGATGGAAAGAAAGGGCTGTCTTCCAAATGTGGACACATACAATATATTGATCTCTGGTTGTTGTGAGTCTGAAAAGTTGGATTTGGCTCTTGATCTGTTTAATGAGATGAAAACAGATGGAATTAATTGGAATTTTGTTACATACGATACATTAATTAAAGGTTTGTGTTCAGGAGGGAGGATGGAAGATGGGTTTAAGATTTTGGAAATAATGGAGGAGAGTAAGGAGGGATCTAGGGGTCGTTTAAGCCCTTATGATAGTGTGGTATATGGTCTGTATAAGGAGAATCAGTTAGATGAAGCACTCACATTTATGACCCAGATGGGGAAGTTATTCCCTAGAGCAGTTGATAGGAGCTTGAGAATTTTAAGCCTTTGTGAAGAGGGTGCTATTGAGGATGCAAAGAAGGTTTTTGGTCAGATACTTGGAGAAGGGGGAGTTCCAAATGTTCTTGTTTATGACCATTTAATCCATGGATTTTGTGAAGGAGGGTATATGCGTGAAGCATTTGAGCTGATGAATGAGATGGTTGGACGTGGTTATTATCCACTTGCACCAACATTCAATGCTCTGATTAGTGGGTTCTGCAGGCAAGGAATGGTCAGTAGTGCTTTTAAGCTCATTGACGACATGGTTGTGAGGGGTTGCAAACTTGATATAGGAAGTTATAATCCCTTGGTTGATGCTCTTTGTAGGAAGGGGGATTTTCAAATGGCTTTTGGGCTCTTTTCACAAATGTTAGAAAAGGATATTGCTCCTGATTTTTCATCATGGAACTCATTGCTTCTTAGTTGGTGTCAAGAAACATCATGGTTAGCAAGACAGAACATGTTCCAAGTAAATTCCCTTTTACAGCAGATTGCTGAGATTTGA
- the LOC142605659 gene encoding uncharacterized protein LOC142605659, with amino-acid sequence MKFLEYTPLDRLNDFLSHLNLGERTIKGCLEAYSCKHTGTDKKLSLSLENEMLDYLGKSSDTDSPSPADVLLSRSSRKTLIYLVLTLYHMYPDYDFSAMKAHQFFTAESWDSFKQIFDTYMFEASKEWIETNGGNSLLDSLYKALDEVVKLADCEIYSYNPDSDADPFLERGAIWSFNFFFYHRKLKRVVSFRFCCLSNLVTEEFLMAELPYEEDGEIFDDMDM; translated from the exons ATGAAGTTCTTAGAATACACTCCACTAGATCG ATTAAATGATTTCTTGAGTCATCTAAATCTTGGGGAGCGTACCATTAAAGGCTGCCTTGAAGCTTATTCCT GCAAACACACGGGAACTGATAAGAAACTCTCTCTCAGCTTGGAGAATGAG ATGCTTGATTATCTAGGGAAATCTTCAGACACCGACTCTCCCTCCCCAGCTGATGTCTTGTTGAGCAGATCCAG CCGGAAGACATTGATCTACCTGGTTCTTACACTTTATCACATGTATCCAGATTATGACTTCAG TGCGATGAAAGCTCACCAGTTCTTCACAGCGGAAAGCTGGGACAGTTTTAAGCAGATCTTTGATACCTACATGTTTGAAGCATCAAAG GAATGGATTGAGACTAATGGGGGCAATTCCCTGCTAGATTCCTTGTACAAGGCTTTAGACGAG GTTGTAAAACTAGCAGATTGTGAAATTTACAGTTACAATCCAGACTCTGATGCTGATCCATTTCTAGAGAGAGGAGCCAT ATGGtctttcaatttcttcttctatCACAGAAAACTAAAGCGTGTTGTGAGTTTTCGTTTTTGTTGTTTAAG TAATTTGGTGACCGAGGAATTTCTAATGGCTGAATTACCGTATGAGGAAGATGGGGAAATTTTTGATGACATGGACATGTGA
- the LOC142607068 gene encoding pentatricopeptide repeat-containing protein At2g17525, mitochondrial-like isoform X3, which yields MPNAIGSPPDEDIFITIVRGLGRARMVKRVIKVVDLVTQFGKKPSLRIFNSVLDVLVKEDIDLAREFYRKKMMGSGVEGDEYTFGILMKGLCLTNRIGDGFKLLQVMKSREFIPNTVIYNTLLHALCRNGKVGRARSLMNEMEELNDVTFNILISAYCKEENLVQALVLLEKCLNLGFVPDVVTGTKVLEVLCKVGRVTEAVDILNRLDSKGSVLDVVAYNTLIKGFCRLGKVKVGHRLLKEMERKGCLPNVDTYNILISGCCESEKLDLALDLFNEMKTDGINWNFVTYDTLIKGLCSGGRMEDGFKILEIMEESKEGSRGRLSPYDSVVYGLYKENQLDEALTFMTQMGKLFPRAVDRSLRILSLCEEGAIEDAKKVFGQILGEGGVPNVLVYDHLIHGFCEGGYMREAFELMNEMVGRGYYPLAPTFNALISGFCRQGMVSSAFKLIDDMVVRGCKLDIGSYNPLVDALCRKGDFQMAFGLFSQMLEKDIAPDFSSWNSLLLSWCQETSWLARQNMFQVNSLLQQIAEI from the coding sequence ATGCCCAATGCAATTGGGTCACCTCCTGATGAAGACATTTTTATCACGATCGTCCGTGGTCTAGGGCGGGCACGTATGGTTAAGCGGGTGATCAAAGTGGTTGACTTGGTTACTCAGTTTGGAAAGAAACCTTCTTTGAGGATTTTCAATTCAGTACTTGATGTTCTTGTTAAGGAAGATATTGATTTGGCTCGAGAGTTTTATAGGAAGAAGATGATGGGGAGCGGTGTTGAAGGTGATGAATACACTTTCGGGATCTTAATGAAGGGGCTTTGCTTGACTAATAGGATTGGTGATGGTTTCAAACTGTTGCAAGTGATGAAGTCTAGGGAATTCATACCGAATACTGTGATTTATAACACTTTACTTCATGCACTTTGCAGGAATGGGAAAGTTGGGAGAGCAAGGAGCTTGATGAATGAGATGGAGGAGCTTAATGATGTGACTTTTAATATCTTAATATCTGCGTATTGTAAAGAAGAGAATTTAGTTCAAGCTCTTGTTCTCTTAGAGAAGTGCTTGAATCTGGGGTTTGTGCCTGATGTTGTAACAGGGACTAAGGTGCTGGAAGTTCTCTGCAAAGTTGGTCGTGTAACTGAGGCTGTTGACATTTTGAACAGATTGGATAGTAAGGGAAGTGTCTTGGATGTTGTGGCTTATAACACTTTGATAAAGGGGTTTTGTAGATTAGGGAAAGTGAAAGTTGGGCATCGTCTTTTGAAGGAGATGGAAAGAAAGGGCTGTCTTCCAAATGTGGACACATACAATATATTGATCTCTGGTTGTTGTGAGTCTGAAAAGTTGGATTTGGCTCTTGATCTGTTTAATGAGATGAAAACAGATGGAATTAATTGGAATTTTGTTACATACGATACATTAATTAAAGGTTTGTGTTCAGGAGGGAGGATGGAAGATGGGTTTAAGATTTTGGAAATAATGGAGGAGAGTAAGGAGGGATCTAGGGGTCGTTTAAGCCCTTATGATAGTGTGGTATATGGTCTGTATAAGGAGAATCAGTTAGATGAAGCACTCACATTTATGACCCAGATGGGGAAGTTATTCCCTAGAGCAGTTGATAGGAGCTTGAGAATTTTAAGCCTTTGTGAAGAGGGTGCTATTGAGGATGCAAAGAAGGTTTTTGGTCAGATACTTGGAGAAGGGGGAGTTCCAAATGTTCTTGTTTATGACCATTTAATCCATGGATTTTGTGAAGGAGGGTATATGCGTGAAGCATTTGAGCTGATGAATGAGATGGTTGGACGTGGTTATTATCCACTTGCACCAACATTCAATGCTCTGATTAGTGGGTTCTGCAGGCAAGGAATGGTCAGTAGTGCTTTTAAGCTCATTGACGACATGGTTGTGAGGGGTTGCAAACTTGATATAGGAAGTTATAATCCCTTGGTTGATGCTCTTTGTAGGAAGGGGGATTTTCAAATGGCTTTTGGGCTCTTTTCACAAATGTTAGAAAAGGATATTGCTCCTGATTTTTCATCATGGAACTCATTGCTTCTTAGTTGGTGTCAAGAAACATCATGGTTAGCAAGACAGAACATGTTCCAAGTAAATTCCCTTTTACAGCAGATTGCTGAGATTTGA
- the LOC142607068 gene encoding pentatricopeptide repeat-containing protein At2g17525, mitochondrial-like isoform X1, with the protein MRQISNPSTLPIFCSLTYQRFLFCSLQLKCISSSSSPVPSQQHIAHLILDQKSVSQALQTFKWASKLPNFTHSQSTYRALIHKLCTFRRFDIVKELLQEMPNAIGSPPDEDIFITIVRGLGRARMVKRVIKVVDLVTQFGKKPSLRIFNSVLDVLVKEDIDLAREFYRKKMMGSGVEGDEYTFGILMKGLCLTNRIGDGFKLLQVMKSREFIPNTVIYNTLLHALCRNGKVGRARSLMNEMEELNDVTFNILISAYCKEENLVQALVLLEKCLNLGFVPDVVTGTKVLEVLCKVGRVTEAVDILNRLDSKGSVLDVVAYNTLIKGFCRLGKVKVGHRLLKEMERKGCLPNVDTYNILISGCCESEKLDLALDLFNEMKTDGINWNFVTYDTLIKGLCSGGRMEDGFKILEIMEESKEGSRGRLSPYDSVVYGLYKENQLDEALTFMTQMGKLFPRAVDRSLRILSLCEEGAIEDAKKVFGQILGEGGVPNVLVYDHLIHGFCEGGYMREAFELMNEMVGRGYYPLAPTFNALISGFCRQGMVSSAFKLIDDMVVRGCKLDIGSYNPLVDALCRKGDFQMAFGLFSQMLEKDIAPDFSSWNSLLLSWCQETSWLARQNMFQVNSLLQQIAEI; encoded by the coding sequence ATGCGCCAAATCTCCAACCCTTCAACGCTTCCAATCTTCTGCTCACTAACTTATCAGAGATTTCTTTTTTGCAGCCTGCAATTAAAATGCATTTCATCCTCATCATCTCCTGTTCCATCCCAACAGCACATTGCCCATTTAATTCTAGACCAAAAGTCAGTCTCCCAAGCCCTTCAAACCTTCAAATGGGCTTCCAAACTCCCCAATTTTACCCACTCTCAATCCACGTACCGTGCATTGATCCACAAGCTCTGTACTTTCCGCCGCTTCGATATTGTAAAGGAATTGCTTCAAGAAATGCCCAATGCAATTGGGTCACCTCCTGATGAAGACATTTTTATCACGATCGTCCGTGGTCTAGGGCGGGCACGTATGGTTAAGCGGGTGATCAAAGTGGTTGACTTGGTTACTCAGTTTGGAAAGAAACCTTCTTTGAGGATTTTCAATTCAGTACTTGATGTTCTTGTTAAGGAAGATATTGATTTGGCTCGAGAGTTTTATAGGAAGAAGATGATGGGGAGCGGTGTTGAAGGTGATGAATACACTTTCGGGATCTTAATGAAGGGGCTTTGCTTGACTAATAGGATTGGTGATGGTTTCAAACTGTTGCAAGTGATGAAGTCTAGGGAATTCATACCGAATACTGTGATTTATAACACTTTACTTCATGCACTTTGCAGGAATGGGAAAGTTGGGAGAGCAAGGAGCTTGATGAATGAGATGGAGGAGCTTAATGATGTGACTTTTAATATCTTAATATCTGCGTATTGTAAAGAAGAGAATTTAGTTCAAGCTCTTGTTCTCTTAGAGAAGTGCTTGAATCTGGGGTTTGTGCCTGATGTTGTAACAGGGACTAAGGTGCTGGAAGTTCTCTGCAAAGTTGGTCGTGTAACTGAGGCTGTTGACATTTTGAACAGATTGGATAGTAAGGGAAGTGTCTTGGATGTTGTGGCTTATAACACTTTGATAAAGGGGTTTTGTAGATTAGGGAAAGTGAAAGTTGGGCATCGTCTTTTGAAGGAGATGGAAAGAAAGGGCTGTCTTCCAAATGTGGACACATACAATATATTGATCTCTGGTTGTTGTGAGTCTGAAAAGTTGGATTTGGCTCTTGATCTGTTTAATGAGATGAAAACAGATGGAATTAATTGGAATTTTGTTACATACGATACATTAATTAAAGGTTTGTGTTCAGGAGGGAGGATGGAAGATGGGTTTAAGATTTTGGAAATAATGGAGGAGAGTAAGGAGGGATCTAGGGGTCGTTTAAGCCCTTATGATAGTGTGGTATATGGTCTGTATAAGGAGAATCAGTTAGATGAAGCACTCACATTTATGACCCAGATGGGGAAGTTATTCCCTAGAGCAGTTGATAGGAGCTTGAGAATTTTAAGCCTTTGTGAAGAGGGTGCTATTGAGGATGCAAAGAAGGTTTTTGGTCAGATACTTGGAGAAGGGGGAGTTCCAAATGTTCTTGTTTATGACCATTTAATCCATGGATTTTGTGAAGGAGGGTATATGCGTGAAGCATTTGAGCTGATGAATGAGATGGTTGGACGTGGTTATTATCCACTTGCACCAACATTCAATGCTCTGATTAGTGGGTTCTGCAGGCAAGGAATGGTCAGTAGTGCTTTTAAGCTCATTGACGACATGGTTGTGAGGGGTTGCAAACTTGATATAGGAAGTTATAATCCCTTGGTTGATGCTCTTTGTAGGAAGGGGGATTTTCAAATGGCTTTTGGGCTCTTTTCACAAATGTTAGAAAAGGATATTGCTCCTGATTTTTCATCATGGAACTCATTGCTTCTTAGTTGGTGTCAAGAAACATCATGGTTAGCAAGACAGAACATGTTCCAAGTAAATTCCCTTTTACAGCAGATTGCTGAGATTTGA